The following DNA comes from Mucisphaera calidilacus.
ACCTGCGAGCCGAGATCGACGTAGCCGATGCGGCGATGGCCTTTCTTGAGCAGGTGGCCGAAGGCCAGCCGCCCTGCCTCGACACCGTCAAAGACCACGGCGTCGACGTCGATGCCGTCCAGGCGGATGGTGGCCTGGACGCAGGGTATGCCGTGTGTCAGGAAGCGTTTGACCGCGGGGGCAAATCGGTTGTCGGTGGGCGGGCACAGGATGACGCCTGCCACCTGATTCTTCACCAGAAGATCCAGCATCTCGACCTGATCGCCAAAGTCGCCCTGTGCGGCGAGGATGATCAGGTGATACGGGGTCTGTTTGATGGCGTCCTGGACCCTGGTGACGATGTTCCCGACGGTATCCAGAGAGGCTAAGGCCAGCACGATGAACCGTGGGCGGTTGCTGGACTGAGCGACGAACACGCCCTTTCGTTCGGAGGAATCGAGAAGGCCCTCGCGGGTCAGAGCCGAGATTGCCTGCTGCAGCGTGCCCACGGAGCACCCGTACTCCCGGCTGAGTTGTCGCATGCTGGGGAGCTTGTCCCCGGGTGACAGCTCGGCGAGGCGAACCCGCCTGCGGATATCGCCACCGATCTGGTTCACGAGGAGAATGCCGGGTTCGGGGGGGTTGTCAGGCATGGCGGTCAAACAGAATGAACAGATATCCGGTCGATTCAGTGATTCAGTCGGTCCTCCCCCCGGAATATGTACTATAACAAAC
Coding sequences within:
- a CDS encoding GntR family transcriptional regulator; this translates as MPDNPPEPGILLVNQIGGDIRRRVRLAELSPGDKLPSMRQLSREYGCSVGTLQQAISALTREGLLDSSERKGVFVAQSSNRPRFIVLALASLDTVGNIVTRVQDAIKQTPYHLIILAAQGDFGDQVEMLDLLVKNQVAGVILCPPTDNRFAPAVKRFLTHGIPCVQATIRLDGIDVDAVVFDGVEAGRLAFGHLLKKGHRRIGYVDLGSQVPSFCDIRTGADMALREYGLRFSDLAVSYVEGDVVDLSEPHANGTRATQSLLAEHPDLTAVVGINPVITTGIARAVHESGRSVPKDVSVVAIGDDGSFALSRPQITAVWTRKSVAAGRAAVRLCQILDGDAGSPRVMQVMPRLVERNSVLDLTEQDATEETPRHHEPQETSRSQ